In a single window of the Raphanus sativus cultivar WK10039 chromosome 9, ASM80110v3, whole genome shotgun sequence genome:
- the LOC108824833 gene encoding uncharacterized protein LOC108824833, with the protein MGVVMGRDEKVFIPHMYIKLVMDLDKLQKFHWGLHSYHFLLRSIDKATKKLGKEGSYIFEGFSYAIQIWLMEAIPDFGEICGRKLSGSFRDITKLEDSLTDKSNLFSIISLTGNGDVFLHEDYARKGEMEDERVNLVLSRINSKFDWSKTEWPVIELEETEMEEALTNDIDAEAGMSGDDTDVVADEETSTIEVPGKGKRKVHDEGAETRKKKLLCKRAAEKKQIIDSETKSFIEGL; encoded by the exons ATGGGCGTGGTGATGGGGAGAGATGAGAAGGTGTTCATCCCTCATATGTATATCAAGTTGGTGATGGATCTTGACAAGCTTCAGAAGTTCCATTGGGGTCTTCACTCCTACCATTTTCTGCTGCGTTCCATCGACAAGGCTACAAAGAAGTTGGGTAAGGAGGGCAGCTACATTTTCGAGGGTTTCTCCTATGCTATCCAGATTTGGCTTATGGAAGCAATTCCAGATTTTGGAGAAATATGCGGCAGAAAACTCTCAGGCAGCTTCAGAG ACATCACCAAACTTGAAGACTCATTGACTGACAAG AGTAACTTGTTCTCGATCATCTCACTGACTGGAAATGGTGATGTCTTTCTGCATGAAGACTACGCAAGGAAGGGTGAGATGGAAGATGAACGAGTGAACCTTGTCCTTAGTAGGATCAATAGCAAGTTTGATTGGAGCAAGACGGAGTGGCCAGTTATAGAACTTGAAGAGACTGAAATGGAGGAAGCTTTGACAAATGATATAGATGCAGAAGCTGGTATGAGTGGCGACGATACTGATGTTGTAGCAGACGAGGAGACCTCTACGATTGAGGTTCCAGGAAAAGGCAAGAGAAAGGTTCATGATGAAGGAGCGGAGACAAGAAAGAAGAAGTTGCTGTGTAAGCGAGCAGCTGAAAAGAAACAGATTATTGATAGTGAAACTAAGAGTTTCATTGAGGGTCTCTGA
- the LOC108824834 gene encoding glutathione S-transferase T3-like produces MVCWMNACRFMSRSVVTCPLELNGLCDECFSSFFSSVINRVLFCLLLLCVLLLPSSPLSHLCYFLLFLLLSSMAYFPSSGTISFGELLSSQTQTVSFGNIPSLGSLGTEASHKPQHVDGDTAAARKERRKWSQGDDIVLISAWLNTSKDAVVANEQKAGTFWDRVAAYYTASPHSAGCLARKTGDCKQRWHKINDFVSKFCGSYAAATREKSSGQNEVDVLKKAHQIFLINHKKKFTLEHAWRELRYDQKWCELSHNDDKKKKRKNEEDADSVPSEASGSKRPPGVKAAKAALKNKAVVHEIVDVEKYERMWTIKEKDLAAKQKELAGKEQLSKMNMLENLLARKEPLADYEEVLKKKLISQLFSS; encoded by the coding sequence ATGGTATGTTGGATGAATGCTTGTAGGTTTATGTCTAGGAGTGTAGTTACATGTCCTCTCGAATTGAATGGTTTATGTGATGAATgcttctcttccttcttctcctcgGTTATAAACCGTGTTCTTTTCTGCCTTCTTCTCCTatgtgttcttcttcttccttcttctccacTTTCTCATCTCTGTTAtttccttctctttcttcttctctcctctatGGCTTACTTTCCATCTTCTGGAACCATTAGCTTTGGTGAACTACTTAGTTCACAAACACAAACTGTTTCGTTTGGAAACATCCCATCTCTAGGTAGTCTAGGAACCGAAGCTTCTCACAAACCACAACACGTTGATGGAGACACTGCTGCTGCACGAAAAGAACGAAGGAAATGGAGCCAAGGGGATGACATTGTTCTCATCAGCGCGTGGTTGAACACGAGCAAAGATGCTGTGGTGGCCAACGAGCAGAAAGCAGGGACCTTTTGGGACCGAGTTGCTGCATACTATACGGCAAGTCCTCACTCTGCTGGCTGCTTGGCGAGAAAGACGGGTGACTGCAAGCAGCGTTGGCACAAGATCAATGATTTTGTGTCCAAGTTCTGTGGATCATACGCAGCAGCTACAAGAGAGAAAAGCTCCGGCCAGAATGAGGTTGATGTTCTCAAAAAAGCACATCAAATTTTCTTGATCAATCACAAGAAGAAGTTTACTCTTGAACACGCATGGAGGGAGCTGCGGTATGACCAGAAGTGGTGCGAGCTTAGTCACAACgatgacaagaagaagaagaggaagaatgaGGAAGATGCGGATTCAGTTCCCTCTGAAGCAAGTGGAAGCAAGCGTCCACCGGGTGTGAAGGCTGCAAAGGCAGCGCTCAAGAACAAGGCTGTGGTGCATGAGATTGTGGATGTTGAGAAGTATGAGAGGATGTGGACAATCAAAGAGAAGGATTTGGCTGCCAAACAGAAGGAGTTAGCCGGCAAAGAACAGTTGTCTAAGATGAATATGCTTGAGAATCTCCTTGCAAGAAAAGAGCCCTTAGCTGATTACGAAGAAGTCCTCAAGAAGAAGCTTATCAGTCAATTGTTCTCTAGttag
- the LOC108826479 gene encoding protein ALP1-like, with the protein MASSSHNEDLDKPFDEAFDQYFDHHFDQAFESLYKNYGDQEEVKKTRKKRIVIERNREEGHLRLWNDYFSDNPTYQENQFRRRFRMNKSLFMRIVDRLSNEVQYFRQTEDVTGRSGLSTLQKCTAAIRVLAYGSALDAVDEYIRLAASTARLCVENFVEAIIDLFGDQYLRRPTQDDLQRLLHQGEIRGFPGMIGSIDCMHWEWKNCPTTWKGQFSRGSRKPTIVLEAVADYDLWIWHAFFGLPGTLNDINVLDRSPVFDDIIYGQAPQVNFSVNGNPYSMAYYLTDGIYPKWATFIQSIKLPQGPKAALFADKQEGVRKDVERAFGVLQARFAIVKNPARCWDIVKIGKIMRACIILHNMIVENERVDGTQYDLSGFQQGEDGGSSSVNDNFSIDSPPNIADEDSVRISILDKKVHQRLKRDLVEHIWRKFGRDQHNN; encoded by the coding sequence ATGGCATCTTCTTCTCATAACGAAGACTTAGATAAGCCTTTCGATGAAGCTTTCGATCAGTATTTTGATCACCATTTCGATCAAGCATTTGAGAGTTTGTACAAAAATTACGGTGATCAAGAAGAAgtgaagaaaacaagaaaaaaaagaattgttatCGAACGAAATCGCGAAGAAGGCCATCTACGGTTATGGAACGATTATTTCAGTGACAATCCTACATATCAGGAAAATCAATTTCGAAGAAGATTTAGAATGAACAAGTCCTTGTTCATGCGTATTGTTGACCGCCTCTCCAATGAAGTTCAATACTTTCGTCAAACGGAAGATGTTACCGGAAGAAGTGGTCTCTCTACACTTCAAAAGTGTACAGCAGCAATTCGTGTATTGGCATATGGTTCTGCCCTTGATGCGGTCGACGAATACATCAGGCTCGCTGCAAGCACAGCTCGATTATGTGTGGAAAATTTTGTGGAAGCAATAATAGATTTGTTCGGCGATCAGTATCTAAGGAGACCAACACAAGATGATCTTCAACGTCTACTTCATCAAGGAGAGATTCGTGGATTTCCCGGTATGATAGGAAGCATTgattgtatgcattgggagtggaagaatTGTCCCACCACTTGGAAAGGACAATTTTCTCGTGGTTCGAGAAAACCAACAATCGTTCTAGAGGCGGTTGCTGATTATGATCTCTGGATATGGCATGCGTTTTTTGGACTTCCAGGTACATTAAATGATATCAATGTTCTTGATCGCTCACCTGTTTTCGATGACATCATATATGGCCAAGCTCCACAAGTGAATTTCTCGGTGAACGGAAATCCTTATTCAATGGCTTACTATCTCACCGATGGTATTTATCCTAAATGGGCAACTTTTATCCAATCTATAAAACTTCCGCAAGGGCCAAAAGCAGCTTTATTTGCTGATAAGCAAGAAGGTGTCCGAAAAGATGTCGAGCGTGCGTTCGGAGTCTTACAAGCACGATTTGCCATTGTCAAAAATCCAGCACGTTGTTGGGACATAGTCAAGATTGGGAAGATTATGAGAGCATGTATCATACTTCATAATATGATAGTAGAAAACGAACGAGTTGATGGCACTCAATACGACCTCTCGGGTTTCCAACAAGGAGAAGACGGCGGAAGTTCAAGTGTCAATGACAACTTTTCCATAGATAGCCCTCCAAATATCGCCGATGAAGATAGTGTTCGAATAAGTATTCTTGATAAAAAAGTACATCAACGACTAAAACGTGATTTGGTTGAACATATATGGCGTAAATTTGGACGTGATCAACACAACAACTAA
- the LOC108824082 gene encoding uncharacterized protein LOC108824082, producing the protein MIKRSSNCAICENTNRASICSVCVNHRLIEYNTLLKSLKTRRDSLCSKLSELLEAKGKADDQKNWRLLQNEKLSNLKNNLRRNKEQLTHGKAKIERESRDLKLKYGVLDSARSTLEKIRVEQVEKYFPNLICTQSLGHMAISSERLHKQSVVVKQICKLFPQRQVGFEGEIQNGSGGPFNLICNSRLPKGLDPHSIPSEELAASLGLMVQLLNLVVHNLAAPALHSSGFAGSCSRIWQRNSYWDARPSTRSNEYPLFIPRQNYCTTSVENSWTDKNSSNFGIASMDSDRKEARLESTGRNSFNYSSASPHSVESHRDLQKGIALLKKSVACLTAYCYNSLSLEVPPETSTFEAFAKLLATLSSSKEVRSVFSLKMASSRSCKKAQQLNKSIWNAHSVISSSILESAHLPRNTIYNHGTNSTASYLSATESSETRKNNDMNGWDLVEHPKYPPPPSQSEDVEHWTRAMFIDAKKK; encoded by the exons ATGATAAAACGATCCAGCAATTGCGCAATTTGCGAGAATACAAATCGTGCCTCTATCTGCAGCGTTTGCGTTAATCATAG ATTGATTGAGTATAATACTTTGTTAAAGTCACTAAAGACTCGAAGAGATTCTTTGTGTTCAAAGCTGAGTGAGCTATTGGAAGCTAAG GGAAAAGCTGATGATCAGAAGAATTGGAGACTGCTTCAAAACGAGAAGCTTTCAAACTTGAAGAATAATCTTCGGCGCAACAAGGAGCAACTAACTCATG GAAAAGCGAAGATTGAAAGAGAATCTCGTGATCTCAAACTTAAATATGGGGTTCTTGATTCAGCTCGCTCCACG CTAGAAAAGATTAGAGTTGAGCAAGTGGAAAAGTATTTTCCTAATCTAATATGTACGCAGAGCCTTGGCCAT ATGGCAATTTCATCTGAGCGACTTCACAAGCAGTCTGTGGTTGTCAAGCAAATATGCAAATTGTTCCCTCAACGCCAA GTTGGCTTTGAGGGAGAGATTCAAAACGGTTCCGGTGGTCCGTTTAACCTCATTTGCAATTCACGTCTCCCTAAAGGTCTGGATCCTCATTCCATCCCATCAGAAGAACTTGCTGCCTCTTTGGG GTTGATGGTCCAGCTTCTGAACCTTGTTGTTCACAACCTAGCCGCTCCTGCACTCCATAGCTCAGGTTTTGCG GGCTCTTGCTCCCGTATATGGCAACGAAATTCGTATTGGGACGCACGTCCTTCTACTCGAAG CAATGAGTATCCTCTCTTCATACCTCGCCAGAATTATTGTACGACAAGCGTTGAAAACTCATGGACAGATAAAAACTCCAGCAATTTTGGTATTGCTTCCATGGATTCAGATAGGAAAGAAGCGCGTCTGGAGTCTACAGGAAGAAACAGCTTTAATTACTCCTCTGCTTCTCCTCACTCCGTTGAGTCACACAGAGATCTACAGAAAGGGATTGCTCTTCTCAAGAAAAGCGTTGCCTGCTTGACAGCGTATTGTTACAATTCACTTTCCCTCGAAGTTCCTCCCGAGACCTCAACCTTTGAAGCTTTTGCCAAGTTATTGGCCACGCTCTCGTCATCCAAGGAGGTCCGGTCTGTTTTCTCCCTGAAAATGGCTTCCTCTAG ATCATGCAAGAAGGCTCAACAACTCAACAAGTCCATTTGGAACGCTCACTCTGTCATCTCAAGCTCCATACTTGAGAGTGCCCATCTTCCG AGGAACACAATTTATAACCATGGTACGAACTCAACAGCTAGTTACCTCTCTGCAACTGAGTCATCAGAGACCCGGAAGAACAACGATATGAACGGATGGGATCTGGTAGAGCATCCAAAGTACCCGCCACCACCATCGCAGTCTGAGGACGTTGAACACTGGACGCGTGCTATGTTTATCGATGCCAAGAAAAAATGA